From one Flavobacteriales bacterium genomic stretch:
- a CDS encoding ABC transporter permease: MNKIRLIIWREFITRVRKPSFLIMTILGPLLIAGAVMAMAWVGMQEATDYKVLVVDQEGLISRRLEDNKALRLTFFLDGTVWTDSAFKASPYNIQVRLLEGSITENPRADLIYKNKPSEFAKQWIRAELEKSLEISKLQKEGIDREAYARVRKPLDLKLFDVKDLGKESMADAKAMIGFFFGYFMFIFIFMYGVQVMRGVMEEKQNRIVEVLISSVRPFQLMMGKIVGVAMVGFTQFMLWIGITALMLVIGLAVLASSKFDPSVLAEGGMTTQVQEQLIAAQAQTAAAPVDADKVEEFIAQVNIPLVLAVFAFFFVGGYLLYASLLAAIGSAVDSETDTQQFMFPVTIPMIVAIFIAQLAVVNSESPAVLWGSMIPLTAPIVMMVRVVMGTVPMWQLLLSMALLVATFIGSVWLAGRIYRTGILMYGKKVSWKELGRWLLYKG, encoded by the coding sequence ATGAACAAGATCCGGCTCATCATCTGGCGCGAGTTCATCACCCGCGTGCGCAAGCCCAGCTTCCTGATCATGACGATCCTGGGGCCGCTGCTGATCGCAGGCGCGGTCATGGCCATGGCTTGGGTGGGCATGCAGGAGGCCACGGACTACAAGGTGCTCGTGGTGGACCAAGAGGGCCTCATCAGCCGCAGGCTCGAGGACAACAAGGCGCTTCGGCTCACCTTCTTCCTTGATGGAACCGTCTGGACGGACAGTGCTTTCAAGGCGAGCCCGTACAACATCCAGGTTCGGCTGCTGGAGGGCAGCATCACCGAGAACCCGCGCGCCGATCTGATCTACAAGAACAAGCCGAGCGAGTTCGCGAAGCAGTGGATCCGCGCGGAGCTGGAGAAGAGCCTCGAGATCTCGAAGCTGCAGAAAGAGGGCATCGACCGGGAGGCCTACGCGCGCGTGCGGAAGCCGCTCGACCTGAAGCTCTTCGACGTGAAGGACCTGGGCAAGGAATCGATGGCCGATGCGAAGGCCATGATCGGCTTCTTCTTCGGCTACTTCATGTTCATCTTCATCTTCATGTACGGCGTGCAGGTGATGCGCGGCGTGATGGAGGAGAAGCAGAACCGGATCGTGGAGGTGCTCATCAGCAGCGTGCGCCCCTTTCAGCTCATGATGGGCAAGATCGTGGGCGTGGCCATGGTGGGCTTCACCCAGTTCATGCTCTGGATCGGCATCACCGCCCTGATGCTCGTGATCGGCCTTGCCGTGCTTGCCAGTTCGAAATTCGATCCATCCGTGCTGGCCGAGGGCGGCATGACCACCCAGGTGCAGGAACAGCTGATCGCTGCGCAGGCGCAAACCGCCGCAGCACCCGTCGATGCCGATAAGGTCGAGGAGTTCATCGCGCAGGTGAACATCCCATTGGTGCTCGCCGTGTTCGCCTTCTTCTTCGTGGGCGGCTACCTGCTCTATGCCAGCTTGCTCGCCGCCATCGGCAGCGCGGTGGATAGCGAGACGGACACCCAGCAGTTCATGTTCCCGGTCACCATCCCGATGATCGTGGCCATCTTCATCGCGCAGCTCGCCGTGGTGAACAGCGAGAGCCCTGCGGTGCTCTGGGGAAGCATGATCCCGCTCACCGCCCCGATCGTGATGATGGTGCGCGTGGTGATGGGCACCGTGCCGATGTGGCAATTGCTGCTGAGCATGGCCCTGCTGGTGGCCACCTTCATCGGAAGCGTGTGGCTTGCGGGGCGCATCTACCGCACCGGCATCCTCATGTACGGCAAGAAAGTGAGCTGGAAGGAGTTGGGAAGGTGGTTGTTGTACAAAGGTTGA
- a CDS encoding ATP-binding cassette domain-containing protein, with translation MTDECVVEVRGLRKAFGSNVVLDGFDLDLRRGENLMVLGKSGSGKSVLIKCIMRLLEADAGTIRVLGQDVLALDQDALDRLRVRIGFLFQSSALYDSMTVEENLEFPLRRHWIARNPKHTDALVDEVLAAVGLPLTRRMYPSELSGGMKRRIGLARTLILKPEVVLYDEPTTGLDPITGKEIVELILQLQRAYNTSSIIISHDLNVAKLAANRIIVLHEGRNHVEGSYADLRASNDPVVRSFFIFM, from the coding sequence ATGACCGACGAATGCGTGGTGGAGGTGCGCGGGCTGCGCAAGGCCTTCGGCAGCAACGTGGTCCTGGACGGATTCGATCTGGATCTTCGCCGAGGCGAGAACCTCATGGTGCTCGGCAAGAGCGGCAGCGGAAAGAGCGTGCTCATCAAGTGCATCATGCGGCTGCTGGAAGCCGATGCCGGCACGATCCGCGTGCTCGGTCAGGATGTGCTGGCACTGGACCAGGACGCCCTCGACCGCCTGCGCGTACGAATCGGATTCCTTTTCCAGAGCAGCGCGCTCTACGACAGCATGACGGTGGAGGAGAACCTCGAGTTCCCGCTGCGGCGCCATTGGATAGCGCGCAATCCCAAGCACACGGATGCGCTTGTCGATGAGGTGCTGGCTGCCGTCGGCCTTCCGCTTACGCGGCGCATGTACCCCAGTGAGCTCAGCGGCGGCATGAAGCGCCGCATCGGCCTGGCGCGCACGCTCATCCTGAAACCCGAGGTCGTGCTCTACGACGAGCCCACGACCGGACTGGACCCCATCACGGGCAAGGAGATCGTGGAGCTGATCCTCCAGCTGCAGCGCGCCTACAACACCTCGTCGATCATCATCTCGCACGACCTCAATGTGGCCAAGCTGGCCGCCAACCGCATCATCGTGCTGCACGAAGGCCGCAACCATGTGGAGGGGAGCTACGCCGATCTTCGCGCCTCCAACGACCCCGTGGTGCGCTCATTCTTCATCTTCATGTGA
- a CDS encoding DUF393 domain-containing protein produces MTTDQDRIIFFDGVCGLCNRFVDRLLRIDRGGMFRFAPLQGSTAHDRLPAGLADALSSVIYLREGVVLTRSTAALRILIDLGGWRRVHRIWFVFPRALRDAVYDWVARNRYSWFGKRDACRLPNPEERSRFMS; encoded by the coding sequence ATGACCACAGACCAGGACCGCATCATCTTCTTCGACGGCGTTTGCGGGCTGTGCAACCGCTTCGTGGATCGCTTGCTTCGGATCGACCGCGGCGGCATGTTCCGCTTCGCCCCGCTGCAAGGCAGCACCGCGCATGATCGCCTGCCGGCCGGCCTCGCCGATGCGCTGAGCAGCGTGATCTATCTCCGCGAGGGCGTGGTGCTCACCCGATCCACCGCTGCGCTCCGGATCCTCATCGACCTGGGCGGTTGGCGGCGCGTGCACCGCATCTGGTTCGTGTTCCCGCGCGCGCTGCGCGATGCGGTCTACGATTGGGTGGCCCGCAATCGCTACAGCTGGTTCGGGAAGCGGGATGCTTGCAGGCTGCCCAATCCAGAGGAACGAAGCCGCTTCATGTCCTAG
- a CDS encoding ATP-binding cassette domain-containing protein: MLRVEQVSKRFGAFTALDGITMEVPAGQVFGLLGPNGAGKTTLIRIITRITGPDEGRVLLNGQPMGPDDVIQLGYLPEERGLYKKMKVGEQALYLAQLKGLKKAEAQKRLKQWFERWEMMGWWNKKVEELSKGMAQKVQFITTVLHEPKLLILDEPFSGFDPINAELIRSEILRLRDAGVTVMLSTHSMPSVEELCDHIGLIDKAKLMLHGNVREIRRQYADNTYRLEYKGNKVALANALAFTGELLDVQENGEYSRARVRLAKDARLNDVLKQLLPSVEIHGAQEEVPRMHDIFIKVVSEKAPETVSPGMTE, encoded by the coding sequence ATGCTCCGCGTAGAACAAGTCAGCAAGCGCTTCGGCGCCTTCACCGCGCTCGATGGCATCACCATGGAGGTGCCCGCCGGACAGGTGTTCGGGCTGCTGGGCCCCAACGGCGCAGGCAAGACCACGCTCATCCGCATCATCACGCGCATCACCGGTCCGGATGAGGGCCGCGTGCTGCTGAACGGCCAGCCCATGGGCCCCGACGATGTGATCCAGCTCGGCTACCTGCCCGAGGAGCGCGGCCTGTACAAGAAGATGAAGGTGGGCGAGCAGGCCCTCTACCTCGCGCAGCTCAAAGGCCTGAAGAAGGCGGAGGCGCAGAAGCGCCTGAAGCAATGGTTCGAGCGCTGGGAGATGATGGGCTGGTGGAACAAGAAGGTGGAGGAGCTCAGCAAGGGCATGGCGCAGAAGGTGCAGTTCATCACCACCGTGCTGCACGAGCCCAAGCTGCTCATCCTCGACGAGCCTTTCAGCGGATTCGACCCGATCAATGCGGAGCTGATCCGCAGCGAGATCCTGCGGCTGCGCGATGCGGGCGTCACGGTGATGCTCAGCACGCACAGCATGCCCAGCGTGGAGGAATTGTGCGACCACATCGGCCTCATCGACAAGGCGAAGCTGATGCTGCACGGCAACGTGCGCGAGATCCGCCGGCAATACGCCGACAACACCTACCGCCTCGAGTACAAGGGCAACAAGGTGGCCCTGGCCAACGCCCTCGCCTTCACCGGAGAGCTGCTCGATGTACAGGAGAATGGCGAATACAGCCGCGCGCGCGTTCGCCTGGCCAAGGATGCGCGGTTGAACGACGTGCTGAAGCAGCTCCTGCCTTCCGTGGAGATCCATGGCGCGCAGGAGGAGGTGCCGCGCATGCACGACATCTTCATCAAGGTGGTGAGCGAGAAGGCGCCGGAAACAGTCTCACCAGGCATGACTGAATAG
- a CDS encoding phosphatase: MKAIVDLGTNTFNLLVYEQGEAGLRILHSVELPVFLGKGGIEQGRITDQAYERGMEALRTHKATAMEHGATSIHGFGTSMLRNARNGEDFVRRAKQELGIAIRIIPGEQEADLILAGVRQAVAFGKLPSLVMDIGGGSTEFILATDKALMWKRSFELGVTRLRERIPISDPITVEEEARIAAHLDDQLEGLYAVVERQEPHVLVGSAGSFDSLARIISAERGEALAPDEVTLRFTALEFDALKDRLLRMDRAQRLQVHGLPEHRVDTIPYALIQIDRVLLAGGIREMAWSRYALKEGAAVMTI, encoded by the coding sequence ATGAAGGCCATTGTAGACCTCGGCACCAACACCTTCAATCTGCTGGTCTATGAGCAGGGCGAAGCTGGCCTGCGCATCCTCCACAGCGTGGAGCTGCCGGTGTTCCTGGGCAAGGGCGGCATCGAGCAGGGCAGGATCACCGATCAAGCCTACGAGCGCGGCATGGAGGCGCTCCGGACGCACAAGGCGACGGCGATGGAGCACGGCGCTACGAGCATCCACGGCTTCGGCACCAGCATGCTGCGCAACGCGCGGAACGGCGAGGACTTCGTGCGCAGGGCGAAACAGGAGCTCGGCATCGCCATCCGCATCATCCCCGGCGAGCAGGAGGCGGATCTGATCCTGGCGGGCGTGCGCCAAGCCGTCGCCTTCGGTAAGCTGCCTTCCTTGGTGATGGACATCGGTGGCGGCAGCACGGAGTTCATCCTCGCTACCGATAAGGCGCTCATGTGGAAACGAAGCTTCGAGCTGGGCGTGACGCGCTTGCGCGAGCGGATCCCCATCAGCGATCCCATCACTGTGGAGGAGGAAGCGCGTATCGCTGCGCACCTCGACGATCAGCTGGAGGGGCTCTATGCCGTGGTTGAGCGGCAGGAGCCGCATGTGCTCGTGGGCAGCGCGGGCAGCTTTGATTCACTGGCACGCATCATCAGCGCGGAACGCGGTGAAGCGCTCGCGCCGGATGAAGTCACGCTCCGCTTCACAGCGCTCGAGTTCGATGCCCTTAAGGACCGCCTGCTCCGCATGGACCGTGCTCAACGCTTGCAAGTGCACGGTCTTCCCGAGCACCGCGTGGACACCATCCCCTACGCGCTGATCCAGATCGATCGCGTGCTGCTGGCTGGCGGCATCCGCGAAATGGCGTGGAGCCGATATGCTTTGAAGGAAGGTGCTGCCGTGATGACGATCTAA
- a CDS encoding ABC transporter permease — MVSGTAAKVTSVLRDVGELTAFAGRFFRQAAHKRFEWREFFRQCYINGTLTLPLVGITAFIMGLVLTVQSRPTLERFGAASMLPAMVAISVVREIAPVITAIIGAGKIGSSMGAELGSMKVTEQIDAMEVSGTNPFRYLVVTRVWSTTLMIPVLVVISDAIAIWATWVGVNIKDDVSWGLFYRQVFESLEFSDFLPALIKSYFFGFAIGIVGCYRGYNTEKGTEGVGQAAHSAVVTASLLIFIIDLMAVQITDILGLN, encoded by the coding sequence ATGGTGAGTGGAACAGCCGCCAAGGTCACATCCGTGCTTCGTGATGTGGGCGAGCTAACGGCCTTCGCTGGCCGCTTCTTCCGGCAGGCTGCCCACAAGCGCTTCGAGTGGCGCGAGTTCTTCCGGCAGTGCTACATCAACGGCACGCTCACCCTGCCGCTGGTGGGCATCACCGCCTTCATCATGGGCCTGGTGCTCACGGTGCAGAGCCGACCCACGCTGGAGCGATTCGGGGCTGCGAGCATGCTTCCGGCCATGGTGGCCATCAGCGTGGTGCGCGAGATCGCTCCGGTGATCACCGCGATCATCGGAGCAGGCAAGATCGGCAGCAGCATGGGCGCCGAGTTGGGCAGCATGAAGGTGACCGAGCAGATCGATGCGATGGAGGTGAGCGGCACCAACCCGTTCCGCTACCTGGTGGTCACGCGGGTGTGGAGCACCACCTTGATGATTCCCGTGCTTGTGGTGATCAGCGATGCCATCGCCATCTGGGCCACCTGGGTCGGCGTGAACATCAAGGACGACGTGAGCTGGGGGCTGTTCTACCGCCAGGTCTTCGAGTCGCTCGAGTTCTCCGATTTCCTCCCCGCCCTCATCAAGAGCTATTTCTTCGGCTTTGCCATCGGCATCGTGGGCTGCTACCGGGGCTACAACACGGAGAAGGGCACCGAGGGCGTAGGGCAGGCCGCGCATTCAGCGGTGGTCACGGCTTCACTGCTCATCTTCATCATCGATCTGATGGCCGTGCAGATCACCGACATCCTTGGACTGAACTGA
- a CDS encoding MCE family protein, giving the protein MAKEGNVAVRLGLFVLAGTVLLVLGLYLLGSKRGLFSSTITVSAEFRQVGGLRPGNNVRYAGINVGTVERLTIMNDSTVRVDVALREDQAAHIRTNAIVSIGSDGLMGNKLMNIEPGDGPGEPVTDGSMLHTSIPLDTDAMLETLDRTNDNLAAITTDLRLLAERLNRPGSVLDLFSDTALAAQLRGSLSELNATAQAARSATQQANALIADVRDGKGALGTLIGDPVAEQQVKGLLQQLQLLSDSLSSAAGEVERFSTGLNDPKGLAHALTQDTIVASDVRRSLANLEQGSELLNENLKALQRNWFFRRYFKEKEKDLKRDGRSRD; this is encoded by the coding sequence ATGGCCAAGGAAGGGAATGTCGCCGTGCGCCTGGGCCTCTTCGTGCTGGCCGGCACCGTGCTGCTCGTGCTCGGCCTGTATCTGTTGGGGAGCAAGCGCGGCCTCTTCAGCAGCACCATCACGGTAAGCGCTGAATTCCGGCAGGTGGGCGGATTGCGTCCCGGCAACAACGTGCGCTACGCGGGCATCAATGTGGGCACGGTGGAGCGCCTCACCATCATGAACGACAGCACGGTCCGGGTCGATGTCGCCCTGCGCGAGGACCAGGCGGCCCACATTCGCACGAATGCGATCGTGAGCATCGGCTCCGACGGCCTCATGGGGAACAAGCTCATGAACATCGAGCCCGGCGATGGCCCCGGTGAGCCCGTGACCGATGGCTCCATGCTGCACACGTCGATTCCGCTGGACACCGACGCCATGCTGGAGACGCTCGACCGCACCAACGACAACCTTGCCGCCATCACCACCGACCTGCGCCTGCTCGCCGAGCGGCTCAATCGTCCCGGAAGCGTGCTCGACCTCTTCAGCGACACGGCGCTCGCCGCGCAGTTGCGGGGCTCGCTCTCGGAATTGAATGCTACGGCCCAAGCGGCGCGCTCAGCCACCCAGCAGGCCAATGCCCTCATCGCCGACGTGCGCGACGGGAAGGGTGCACTGGGCACGCTCATCGGCGATCCGGTGGCCGAGCAGCAGGTGAAGGGCCTGCTCCAGCAGTTGCAGCTTCTCAGCGACTCGCTGTCAAGCGCTGCTGGCGAGGTGGAGCGCTTCAGCACCGGGCTCAATGATCCCAAAGGCCTCGCGCATGCCCTCACGCAGGACACCATCGTCGCCAGTGATGTGCGCCGCTCCCTCGCCAACCTGGAGCAGGGCAGCGAACTCCTCAACGAGAACCTGAAGGCGCTGCAGCGCAACTGGTTCTTCAGGCGCTATTTCAAGGAGAAGGAGAAAGACCTGAAGCGCGACGGACGTTCAAGGGACTAG